Genomic window (Chondrocystis sp. NIES-4102):
GTCAAAGTAATGAGGCAAAAATTAATTATTGACGATGAGAATTTAAGATCTTTACAAATAACAAGGACTGCTAATTATTGCGCGATTTAGCCTAATTTACTCACAACTAATTAAGACTGGGATTAATTAACATTAAAATTACGAGCCATATTTCTACAACCAGCACAATCACAGCCATAAAGTTGGATTGCTTTTTCTCCTTGTCGATCAGCTTCTGCTGCGGTTTCTGCATCCATTTGATTACAGCTACAATCAGCAAAAGGATAATCAGTTTTGCTTTCGGGAATTTCCGCAATGCCACTACCTAATTGAGGCGCAGTAAATACATACTCTCTGGCTTCGACAGAATTAGCAGTCATTAAACTTAAAGCAATAGAGCCAGAACAACCAAGCATAGTTAATAGTTTCTTGTTCATCTTTTTAGTTCTAATGAAAAATCAATTATAGCTTGCAAAAAAAAAAATTTAGACAGTAATAATAGATTAAAATATCTGCAAAATAAAACATGAGTCAGGTACATAACGCCTTTACTTTATTTATCAGCTTGCTCGTAGAAGCAATACCATTTCTCTTATTAGGGGTATTACTTTCAAGCTCGTTACTATTTCTAATTAATGAAAAACAACTATTAAATAAACTCCCCACTAATCCCTTTTTAGGAGCAATTGTTGGTAGTTTAATTGGTTTCCTGTTTCCTGTGTGTGAATGTGGCAATGTGCCAGTAGCTCGTAGACTATTACTACAAGGTGTTTCTCCTGGGGTGGCGATCGCTTTTCTTTTAGCTGCACCTACAATAAACCCCATTGTTATCTGGTCTACCTGGGTAGCATTTGGAGATCGCCCTGAAATTGTCATTTTTCGGGTCATCTTTTCCAGTGCGATCGCAATTTGTATTGGCTGGGTTTTTAGCTCCCAAAAGACTGCTGAAAATATCTTACAAACTAATTTTGCTCAAAGATATCAAGCGGTAAAACCTAAAGACTCAATTTCACCCTTACTACAATCTGGAACTTTTATAATTCAACAGGGAAAAACGATCCCGATGAACGACACTTTAATATCTCAGGGTAATAGTTCCAGTTTTGAGGGCAAATGGCAAGCTTTTCTAGAAAACGTCTGGCAAGAATTTAGTGAATTAGGAGGTGTGTTAGTCTTAGGTAGTGCAGTAGCAGCAATGATTCAAGTATTTGTACCACGAGAATTTATTTTTAATCTAGGTCACGATCCGATCAGTTCAATTTTGGCAATGATGTTATTAGCAGCCGTTGTTTCTATCTGTTCGACGGTTGATTCTTTTTTTGCCCTCTCCTTTGCAACTACCTTTACTAGTGGCTCACTGCTTGCCTTTTTAGTTTTTGGACCAACAATAGATATTAAGAGTATTGGTTTGATGGCAACAATCTTTAAACCTAAAATCATTGTTTATATCTTCACCCTAGTTGCACAGTTGACTTTTATTTTCACCTTAACCTACAGTTATTTCTTTTAATCATCATGCTTTAGGCGACTGATTATTATATTCTTGTTAAATAACGACCTTTTAGTCATATTTCCGTTAAATTTTAAACAGTTCTATCCCGATAATTATTTTCGTCGAAACTACATGAGTAATAATTTATACCAAGAGATTCGCCAATTTTATGATGCTTCTAGTGGACTATGGGAAAAAATCTGGGGTGAGCATATGCACCACGGTTACTACGGCAAAGGTGGTAACTACAAGATAGACCGTCGTCAGGCACAGATAGAATTAATTGAAGAATTATTGCTCTGGGCTGGTTGTAATCAAGATCAAAAACCTCAAAATATTATAGATGTTGGTTGTGGCATCGGAGGGAGTACCCTATATCTTGCTAAAAAATTCGGAAGTTCTGCTACAGGTATCACACTATCACCAGTACAGGCGGATAGGGCAACCGAGAGGGCAAGTCAAGCAGATTTAAGTGCGCGGGTAAGATTTGAAGTGGCTAATGCTTTAGAAATGCCTTTTCAAGATAATACTTTTGATCTAGTTTGGTCATTAGAAAGTGGCGAACATATGCCCGATAAAACTAAATTTTTGGCAGAATGTTATCGAGTTTTAAAACCAGGGGGCAAACTAATCCTAGCTACTTGGTGTCATCGAGAAACCAATTCCCTAGCAGGAGATTTAACACCTAGTGAAATGGCACATCTCAAAGAAATATATCGTGTCTATTGCTTACCCTACGTAATCTCATTATCAGAATATCGAGCGATCGCCCTCAATTGTGGTTTTAAAAACTTACAAGCCGATGATTGGTCTACAGCAGTTGCGCCTTTTTGGGATGTAGTCATAGATTCAGCGATCGCGCCTAAAGCGGTTATTGGTTTATTACAAGCAGGTTGGCAAACTATAGAGGGGGCATTATCCCTCAAGTTAATGAGCGATGGCTACGCCCGTGGGTTGATTCGCTTTGGTGTAATCTCTGCAATTAAATAAAGAAGCTCAACAGCAACGCTGGCAATAATTTATGAAGATCGACCATGTTCATTTCTACACCAGAAATGCAGCAACAACAAAAGACTGGTTTATCGATAATATTGGTTTTAAAGCGCAAGGCAAATCTATTAATCAACACACCCATACCGAAGTAATTGCCCTCAACTCGGTTTTTTTAGTGTTTTCTTCCCCCCTAAGTTTGATTAGTCCTGTAGCTCAATATCTTAATTCTCATCCTTCAGGAGTGGTGGATATTGCCTTTAGAGTCGATAATCTCCAAACAATTATTAATAAGGCAAATGATTTAGGGGTTGAAGTATTACATCCTCCTAAGATAAACCAACAGTTTAATTATAAATATGCCAAAGTCCTGGGCTGGAATAGTTTGCAGCATACATTAATTGAAACTACTACAGCAGAGCCGTTATTATACTATTTACCAGAAATAACCATCGACCCATATCAGGCAAAATCTAATTTAGCTACCAATATCACCGATATCGATCATATAGTCTTGAATGTGAGGCAAGGGTCATTACAGACGGCAGTGGCGAGATATCAAGCCCTGTTTGATTTTAAGATACAGCAAAGTTTTAAAATAAAAACCAGCAATTCAGGCTTATCTAGTGAGGCATTGGTAGATCAAGAAGGAGAAGTACAATTTAATATTAATGAACCTACCACAGCTAATTCACAAATCCAGGAATTTATTGATTATAATCATGGGTCAGGAATTCAACATTTAGCCCTGCGATCGCACGATTTAATTGCAGATATTGCTCAAATAAGACAGCATGAGCTTAACTTTTTAACTATTCCTCCAACATATTACCAACAACTCGAACGTCTATGTAGTTTAACTGTAACCGAATTACAAGCGATCGCCAGACAACAGATTCTCATTGATAGTGATCAAACTAATCCCCAATCATTATTAATGCAAATTTTCACACAACCAATCTTTGAGCAACCAACCTTCTTTCTAGAGTTTATCGAACGTCGGCAAGCAGCTACAGGATTTGGTCAAGGTAATTTTCAGTCTTTGTTTGCTGCGGTGGAAAGAGAGCAGATTAAACGCGGGAATCAAAGCTAGTGTATGATCGCTCAAGTGATTATCGTTTATAAGTGGGGAGTGAATAGGTAGTAGGTAGTAGGTAATGGAGGTTGAGTAGTCAAGTAACGAGTAACGAGTAGCTAAAAGCTAATAGCTAAAAACTATCTTATAAATTACCTAAACCAATTTCCTGTAAACGCTGAGTTAAAAACGCGCCTGCGCTGATATCTTCAAATTCTTTAGGATGTTGCTCGTCTATGCAGCTATCCAAACAACTAAGATCCATAGAAGAAACTGGGTGCATAAAAAAGGGAATAGAATAGCGTGCAGTATGACTTAATTCTTTAGGTGGATTAACAACTCGATGAATAGTAGATTTTAATTTCTTATTAGTTAATCGCTCTAACATATCTCCCACATTTACCACTATCTCATCGTTTAATGTAGTAACAGGAATCCATGTACCATCTTGACGTAAAATCTCCAAACCTTCAGCACTCGCTCCCATTAATAAAGTCAGCAGGTTAATATCGCCGTGGGCTGCTGCACGCACTGCGCCTGTTGGTATATCTTGTGTGGGATCTAGGGGGAAATAATGAATAGCTCGCAGAATACTATTACCGCCCCGCACCTGATGATCAAAATAGAATTCTTCTAATCCTAAATAAAGAGCGATCGCTCGTAAGATTTGTATGCCAACTGCTTCTAAAATACGATAAACCTCCACAGTAATTGTGGCAAATTCAGGTACTTCTTGAGGAAATATATTAGCAGGATACTCTAAAGCAGATCTGTCTACCTCACCGACTTCTTGCCCAACGTGATAAAATTCTTTCAAATCGCCGATATTTCTACCTTTAGCGTGTTCTTTTCCTTTGGCGGTATAACCTCGTTGCCCATGTAAACCTTCAACTTGATAGTTTAATTTGGTTGTTTGTGGGAGAGCAAAAAATTCTTTAACAGCACTATATAGATTCTGGGTTAAAGTCGCAGACAATCCATGATTTTTAATAGCTACAAAACCTATCTCTTGATAAGCATGACCTAAAGTTTCCACAAAATATTGTTTACGCAAAGGGTCATTAGAGATAAAATCCTCTAAATCTAGGGTGGGAATTTCATAATCTATTAAAGTATTCATTCATAAGTGATAGTTAACATTGATTTAAGGGATGGGGAATGATGGCATCGCTTAGATCCTTAATCTTCCCCTTTCCCTATGTAAACAAGCAAATTAATTAAATACAGGTGATTCTAAATCAGCAAATAAGGCAGTACTGAGATAGCGTTCTCCGAAACTAGGCTGTATCATCACAATTAGTTTATCCTGATTTTCTGGTCTTTTAGCCACTCGAATAGCTGCTGCCAAGGCTGCACCACTAGAAATACCAGACAATAAACCCTCTTCGCGAGCCATACGACGACCAAACTCAATTGCCTCATCGTCGGATACAGTAATCACTTCGTCGATCAAATCAACCTTTAAAACTTCGGGTATAAAACCTGCGCCGATACCTTGTATTTTATGGGGTCCTGGTTTACCTCCTGAAAGTACAGGACTATTTATAGGTTCTACAGCGATCGCTTTTAATTCTGGTTTATATCTTTTGAGAACTTCAGCTACCCCTGTAATAGTTCCCCCTGTACCAACTCCTGAGACAATGATATCAACTTTTCCTTCTGTATCTGCCCAGATTTCTTCGGCGGTGCTAATTTTATGAATTTCGGGATTAGCAGGGTTATTAAACTGCTGTAGCATATAAGCATCGGGGACATGATCCGCAATTTCTTGTGCTTTTCTAATACAGCCTCCCATCCCTTCGCTACCTGGAGTTAATTCTAACTGTGCGCCGTAGGCTTTTAACATCGCCCGTCTTTCTTTACTCATGGTTTCGGGCATAGTCAAGATTAATTTATATCCTTTAGCAGCAGCAGCCATTGCTAAGGCAATTCCTGTGTTTCCCGATGTCGGCTCAACTAAAATGGTTTTTCCAGGAGTAATTGCACCATTTGCTTCAGCAGCATTAATCATATTTACCCCAATGCGATCTTTAACTGAGGAGGCGGGGTTCATTCCTTCTAACTTAACAACTATTTGGGCAACACATCCTTCTGCTTGGGGAATTCGATTAAGCTGTACTAAAGGAGTTTTTCCCACTAGTTCGGTAACATTTTTGGCAATTTTCATAACAGGCAAGGTAGAAATACGTATTTTTATTGTGCTGGTTTAATCAATAATCTACCGAGATATTTTTAAATAATTTATATTTGTTAGCTTTATTTTTTTTTATATACCATTATGAAATATTATCCCCAAAAACTATCCGCCCCCACAAACTGATAACGGTCAACAACAATGGATTATATATTGCTGCTTTTGCTATCACCTGTGAGGGCGGTCTAGAGGGTCTCTTAGTCGAAACCTAACTGCTGGAAGGAACTCCAACAATGTCTACCTAGCTACCTCCGAAGAGGTTTAGATGTGACTGCTTAGAGAACAGCCCCAGCACACAGCTGGTTATCATCAACTAGGAGACCCATGTTACTACTACTAGATTCTGTCATGGGCATCACCTCCTGTATCCCTAAATGGTTAGCGATAAAATTCTATCTAAAGTTAATATAGCTAAATTTTATAATTTCGGCAAGATTGTACAAACTTTTTAGGTAAAAATTTAAATTCTCCCCAGTGAAGATGGAGATAGGAAGCGTGTAATTGTTTAATACTATATCCTTCGATGAGTTTGGGGCTTGAATGGTGAACACCCTGTAATTGCCATAAAGGGTTTTTTACAGGTAGAGTTAATTGCGATCGATGAAATTCATGTCCTCTAATTATTTGTTGTGCAGATATTAAAGAACTATCTTGTAAAGCTTGCGCCTGTCGATATCCTAAAGTTAATTTGGCGAACATTGTCACTAAATTAGGAATTGCACCCACCATTGACCAAGTTTTCCCTTGAAGGTCGGTTAACTCTTGAGTTAGATACATCAAACCTCCACATTCAGCATAGGTAGGAATACCCTGTTTAATTATCTGTTGAAGTTGTTGTAAAACAGTTTGATTAGCTGCTAATTGTTGGGCAAATATCTCTGGAAATCCACCACCGAAATATAGCCCTTGGATATTATGGGGAATATGATCATCTTTGATCGGACTCCAAAAAACTAGTTGCGCCCCTAATTCTTGCAGGATGTCTAAATTATCCTGATAGTAGAAATTAAAGGCTTGATCAAATGCGATCGCAATTCTTGTAGTTATGGGTTGTTGCTGGCTAGGAGGGCTTGTTGCTGGTTGTTGCTCAATTAATGGTAATAGTTTATCCCAATTAAAGGATGTACTGGCAAGATGGGCTAGTTTAGTAAATATTTTCTCGATTTCAGGAAGTTCGGCGATAGGAATGAGTCCTAAATGACGATCTCCCAGAGTTATATTTTGATTGCGTCTAATTACTCCTAAAATCGGCATCTCAATACTATTTAAAGCTGTTTCTAATAATTCCAAATGGCGATCGCTCGCTACTTTATTAAGAATTACCCCAGCTATGGTTACTCTAGGATCGAGATTACGATAACCTAGGGCGATCGCAGCAATGGAACTTGATAAACTAGAGCAATCTAGTACTAAAGCTACGGGTATATTAAGTAATCTTGCTATATGAGCGGTGCTACCATAATCATTTAACGCTTCGGGATTATCTAAATCTCGAATACCATCAAATAAGCCCATCACCCCTTCAATTACCACCCCCTCCCCTTGATTTGCATAACGCTCAAAACAAGTTTTGACATACTGGCAAGAAGTTAAAAACGGATCTAAATTACGGCAAGGTAAACCTGTAATTGCCTTATGAAACATCGGATCAATATAGTCAGGGCCGACTTTAAATGATTGAATTCTTTTAGCTTTAGTTTTTAAATAAGCAAGTATGGCTAAAGTAATAGTTGTTTTCCCAACTCCAGAGCGATCGCCAGCAATAATTAATGCCATATTATATGGATAAATTTTAATTTTACAAGTTGAATTTATCTTGTATTTTTGGGAACTATTAAACAAACGCTAATTATACAGCTAGTTTTTGCTCAGATAAAAATGCAATACAACAGCAATAAATTTTATGAATAACAATTTTCAGAATCCTTTAGAGGTTCTTAAAGTTAAATCTCAAGAATCTTGGTCTGGCTGTATAGAAATTGTAGAACCTAAAGATCCTTCTGTAAGTTGGTATATCTATTTACTCCAAGGTAAAATACAATATGTCACCACAACAACAGGACAACAAACTCGTTTAAATTATCTTTGCCAAAGATATACTTCCTGTTTAAATTCTCCCGTCTTAGATCTCAATTCTAATATCTCGGAATATTCCCAATTGTCTCAATGGTTATCTAACCAACAATTAGAAAATTCAGAAGTAAAAAAAATATTAGTATTGTTTGCTTTAGAGGGTTTAATTCAAGTATTAAGCATTGAAGCTACTAGGATTGAATTTAGACCAGCAAAAAGAATTAAACGAGCTTTAGTAAGTTTTGAATTCGGTAAATATTATGTTCAAATAAAAGATCAAATAGAATCTTGGCAAGAAGTCCGAACCTATTTATGGTCATGCTTAAGTCGTCTTTATTTAGATAAGCAAAATAGTTTAAAATTTCATCAAATATGGCAAGAACTTTATACAACTCCTGAACTTTTACCTCTCTCCAAAACACAACAACTTTCCAGCTTTGTTAGTTTATTTATTACTAAAAGTAATATATATCAAATAGCTACTAAAACGCAATTAGAACCTTATTTTTTAGCTACCAATCTCAAATATACTATTCAAGAAAAAATTATTAAATTATTACCCTGTGCTGAACGACAAATTAAACAACTCAATCAACTCAATCAACAAAATTTAAGTTCAACTACTATCAATACCAATTCATCTGCTCTAATTGTTTGTATTGATGATAGCCCAACAATCCAAGAGCAATTAAAATTAACTTTAGAAACGGCTGGATATCAATTTTTAGGCATTCTTGATCCCACAGTAGCTATTAAAAATTTAGCCCCACACCAGCCAAAAGTTATTTTCCTCGATATAAATATGCCTAACATCAATGGATATGATCTATGTAGTTCCCTTAGAAACTACCAGAAATACAAAGAAACCCCCATTGTGATGCTAACTAGTAGAGATGGCATGATTGATCGAGTTCGAGCTAAATTAGTCGGAGCAACGGAATATCTAACTAAGCCTTGTGAAGCAGATAAGTTAATTGAATTAACCAAAGTTTTAGAAAAGTCAGCAGTTGCCACTTAAGTATTTTGATGACATTCTTTTATAATAGCTTTTAGCTTCTTAGCAATGATGCGACCCTATCCCGTGCGAGGGATGCTTTTAGCTGTTAGCTTCAGGAGCGCATATGCGAAGCGGTATCCTTGATTGATTCGCTCTTTGTCGGAAACCACGCCCCAGAAGCTCTATTTGGGGGTTTCCCTCATGAGCAACTTTTTCAAGACGCGCCTTACGTCGATATTATACCCTTGTGGTACGCGGGGTCTCCGCTCTACCTACTACCTACTACCCAAACCGCAACTACCTAATTATCCATAACTAACGTTGTACGGCTTTAGCAGCATAACTTTGTACAGTGTTACTTAAAAGCATTGCCACTGTCATCGGCCCTACACCTCCAGGTACAGGTGTAATATAACTAGCGATACTTTCAACTTCCTGTGCCACATCACCCACTAATTGAGATTTTCCCTGATTATTTTCAATTCGATTAATACCCACATCCACAACTACTGCACCAGGCTTAACCATTTCAGGAGTAATCATACCAGGCTTACCCACTGCTGCTATGAGAATATCCGCCTGACGACAAACTACATCTAAATCTTGAGTGTGTGAATGGGCAATAGTAACCGTAGCATTTTCCTCTAACAGCATCAACGCTAAAGGTTTTCCCACTAAAATACTTCTACCTACCACTACTGCTTTCTTCCCAGCCACTGTTATATTATATTCTTGCAGTAGTCTCATAACCCCCGCAGGTGTACAACTGCGTAAACCAGTTTCCGAACGTACTAATTTACCTAAATTAACTGGGTGTAGCCCATCGGCATCCTTATTAGGATCAATACAATGTAATAAAGCAATAGAATCTAGATGTTTAGGCAAAGGTAATTGAACTAAAATACCATCGACTCGCTCATCTTGATTTAATTGATCAATTACTTGTTCTAGCTCTTCTTGGGTGGTATCGCCAGGAAAATGCTGACCTATCGAAGCAATGCCCACTTTTTTACAGGCTTGCTCTTTATTACGAACATACACAGCACTAGCAGGATTATCCCCCACCATTAGTACTGCTAAACCAGGTGGACGACCTATAGACTTTTCTAATTCCTTTATCTGGGTTGTTAACTCTAACTGAATTTTTTGAGCTAGGGCTTTACCGTCTAAGATACAGGGTTTGAGGACAGACATAGGTAATTTCAGTAATTATAAAAAAGTTAAGCTGGGTATTGATGACTGGTAAAAAAAGAGAACTAAATTAAATGCTAACTAAGAATTTAAAATTTCAACCAGTGACAAGCAAACTTAAATATATTAGCTTGTGGGCGACATTAATGGGTAGTTTAATTAGTTGTCAAACACCCCTAATATCTATCAAGCAGATTTCAGAATCTAAGATAGGTAAAACGGTTTATATTACAGGTAAGGTAGTACATCTAGCCCCTTTTATTGATAATACCGCCTATCAAATAGAAGATAATACAGCAAAAATCTGGGTGGTTACTACCCAATCTGCACCCAAGTTAGATCATACAATTAGTATTAAAGGTAAAATTGCTTATCAAAGTTTGCCTTTTGCCGAACAAGAATTAGGAGACTTTTATATTATTGAGTTGGAACAATTGGATACTCTGGTTAATGATCAACAATCTTCAGCTAAATAAATGTTTGAAGTACAGGGAGTTATTTTTCAATAGATAAGCGAAAATTGCTCCTAAATCTTCTTATTTGATACCCTTTTTGTTTGAGAAGTTCAATTAAGCCTTGCTCTGTTACTAAATGACCCGCACCAACTACTATTAGACTATCTTGCTTTTGTTTTAATAGTTGTTCTATTTTTGGCATCCAATTTTTATTTCTAGTATAAAGTAGAGATTGGCAATCTTTCGGTTCTTGTTTACACCAACTGTTAATTATCCACTCAATATTTTCTTCTTGTCCTGAGTCTATGGAATTAGTTAACCAATCTAATTGTTGCTCAATATCTTGGGATTGTTCTTTTATAGCAGATTTACCTAAAGCGATAGATTCTATCATATCTAGAGTTTCATCTAAATCCATAGAAATATAAGAGTCTGTAATTTTGTCGACTTGATAATCGATAGTTTCAAAGCCAGTTGTTTTTTTATTTTCGGCTTGAGACATTTGAGAGATTATCCAATCTATACCACAATCAGTTTTATATTCATTGTTTGTCATCCTAAGTGAATCATACATGAGGATAAAAACCCAAGGTTTGAGATGAGCTATATTTTCTAGGGGAAACTTTAGTGTCTCTGCTTTTTTCTCTAATAGTTGATATGTTTTAGGGTCTAAAATTCCTTTCAAACTGTCTTTATGATTAGTGGGAATTCCTTTTTCACGAATTAATGTTAATAAAGATTGTTGAATTTTTGGAGTAAGTAAAGCATTATGAACAGAGTCCACTTCAAAAACGACTGTTTCCACATCATTGAAAACGTGTTCAAAAGCAGGAGAGCGCAATTTACACTCTTTTCCTACATGATAAGACCCTAAAATATATACACTATATATACTTCCTGGTTTAGAATCGACTCGCCATAATAAAAGTTCTTTTGGCTTATTTGTTTCTGTAGCAAAAGTGGAAGTCGCCGAACTATTGGCAATAATGAAAAGCAAACTTATGATCAACATGACTCTGTTTTTGACGGTAGAGTAACGTCTAACTGCTTGGTTGAAATTAATCATTCCCCTAAATTGAGTTTTATCGAAATTAATATATAAAGACTGAAATAATCTTAACCGCTACGGCGATCGCTATTTTTTAATTATTATTTTCATATTTGTTATGGCGCGTTAACAAATTTTTCCGCCCTCTTGGTATTGATTAGCGCATTTTTCCGTAGCATGAGCTAAATTTTAGGATTAATTGTTTGAAAAACAGCAAACAGTATCAACAAGCTACACTAATCACAAGTTTCATGAATGAGCAAGAATTTGCTAAACCTGCAATCATAGTAGCGATCGCCATAATTTATCAAGATGACCGCTATCTGATGCAGTTGCGAGATAATGATCCTAAGATAATTCATCCTGGTGTCTGGGGTCTATTTGGTGGTCATTTAGACCCTGGGGAAAAACCTGAAGCTGGTTTGAAAAGGGAATTAAAAGAAGAAATTAATTATCCCGTTGCTCAACTTAATAAATTCGGTTGCTATGCTGATCCTAGAATTATTCGCCATGTATTTTCCTGTCCCCTGGTAGTAAATATAGAAGAGTTGGAACTTAATGAAGGCTGGGATATGGGTTTATTAACCTTTGATCAAATTCAACAAGGATACGCCTACTCACCAAAAGCAGGATCAAGACCATTAGGGGATATTCATCGTCAAATAATGCTTGATTTTATTAAATTACAACGCTCACATAGTTAATCTGGATATGTGCAATTAGAAATGTCCAGTTAGCAAAGTAGCACAAGTATTTTCTTATATATAAATATGCTTGCAAAATGTTATACATATATAAAAGTTCAGCTTTTGTATAATTAATAGGTAAATCAAGAAAATTAATATGATAATGAAACTCATTTTTTTTAGCTTTCCTAATCTTTCAGAGGTAGCAATAAATCTCTAAGCAACACCAATAAGCAATTATTAACTATGTAAGAATATTTGGGTTTAAAACTTAGATCAACTACAACTAATAAAAAATTAGGAAAAGTGATAAGTATTTTTACTGATTAAATAATAACTAGTTGAACAAATAAGAAAATATTTTACTAGTGTATTCTTTTTAACTATAGAATCTACCGATTAATATATATCTATAACTTTAAAGAAAGAATTTATGAAAAATAAAAACAACTCTAGATCATGAGCGAAAGTAAATTTTCCATAAGATTTAGGGTTATGATCACCCAAAATTAGCTATCGTCACTGTAATTTATCCGTTTGAATCTTAAATAAAAATAGCCCAAGAGCAAATTATTAAGATTTAAAATAACTATATTTCATTTTTCCTATTGCCAAGTTTTGTTTACTTATGAATAACGCTTCTAAACCAATGGCTTTGAGTTTCAACCTCTTAAAATCGAAAAATTTTAGACTTTTAACTGCTTTTAGTGCAACATCCTTATTAGTTTATCAAAGCAGTTCTCCAGTTGTAGCAGCACTAGAAGAAAGTCCTAAAACTGTGATTGATGAAGTCTGGCAAATTATCAATAGTGAATATGTAGATCCCGATTTTAATCATATTGATTGGAAAATCAAAAGACAAGAATTATTAAAAGGAAATTATCAAGATAAACAAGCTGCTTATAAGGCAATTCGGCAATCTTTAGAAGATTTAGGAGATCCCTACACTAGATTTCTTAACCCAGAGGAATACGAAGAATTAAGCAGCCAAACTTCGGGAGAACTATCGGGTATTGGCATTCGTTTGGGAATTGACAAAAAAAACCAAAAACTAACTGTATTTGAGCCTATTCCTAATTCTCCAGCCACAAAAGCGGGATTGAAAGCAGGGGATCACATTACTAGTATCGATGGCAAATCAACCACAACCATGACCTTAGAACAAGCCTCCGCAGCTATTAAAGGTAAAATAGGTACTGTTGTTGAATTAACTATTGCTCGTCCAACTAAACCAGCTTTTAACGTGAGTATTACGAGAGCGCAAATAGAATTACCTGCCGTAAGCTATACTCTCAATCAGGAACAAGATTCTAAAGTAGGATACATCAAACTAGACGAATTTAGTTCTCACGCTGCCGAACAAATGGAAAAAGCCATTGAAGATTTGAGTAATAAACAAGCCAATGGTTTCGTTTTAGATTTACGAGGTAATCCTGGGGGTTTATTATTTTCTAGTGTAGAAATTGCTCGGATGTGGATGGAAAAAGGCGCGATCGTATCGACTTTAGATCGTCAAGGCGGTAACGAAAAGTTTGCTGCCAATGGTAAGGCTTTGACTGATTTACCTTTAGTAGTTTTAGTTGATGGTTATTCTGCTAGTGCGAGTGAAATTTTAACTGGGGCATTAAAAGAAAATCGCCGAGCTAAAATTGTAGGTAGTCGTACTTATGGTAAGGGAACAGTACAATCAGTTCACGCCCTTTCCGATG
Coding sequences:
- a CDS encoding carboxyl-terminal protease — translated: MNNASKPMALSFNLLKSKNFRLLTAFSATSLLVYQSSSPVVAALEESPKTVIDEVWQIINSEYVDPDFNHIDWKIKRQELLKGNYQDKQAAYKAIRQSLEDLGDPYTRFLNPEEYEELSSQTSGELSGIGIRLGIDKKNQKLTVFEPIPNSPATKAGLKAGDHITSIDGKSTTTMTLEQASAAIKGKIGTVVELTIARPTKPAFNVSITRAQIELPAVSYTLNQEQDSKVGYIKLDEFSSHAAEQMEKAIEDLSNKQANGFVLDLRGNPGGLLFSSVEIARMWMEKGAIVSTLDRQGGNEKFAANGKALTDLPLVVLVDGYSASASEILTGALKENRRAKIVGSRTYGKGTVQSVHALSDGSGLAVTIAHYYPPSGMDINKKGIAPDITVNLNREQQTNLSIHPDLIGTKEDPQYARAVNILRNESLGKIKDTAPPLTSKPSKLNQPHLY